One window from the genome of Sulfodiicoccus acidiphilus encodes:
- a CDS encoding electron transfer flavoprotein subunit beta/FixA family protein, with amino-acid sequence MLVFALVKGVPANTANVVSVGGILRREQMDIVMNPYDRKTIEAADYMKRQAGGKLVAVSMGPHVKIIPIMQKLFDAEVSGIDEAYILSDRKFAGADTLATSYTLAIGVKKVLDLHVQALDKLIEASHSSTEEFEKVARDLYYSNMVPNYVYSDKPAVKDSLVQRLREGKVSKSDLEQELTQLRESVYRDFVVFAGMKASDGETWNTGPQAAEALSEMLNVTIPHASSALGFEYYQGSLIVRRRIGQFLQTVRMELPAIITINPDYYVAPLTLEMRRQARAMTYMGKRKDPVVWTAAEVNPDPTRIGLAGSPTVVGPGVDIGRPPQLKIVGKSTVLTEDVDKFEVDGKSYGPFKKGDPVDSLPENVKTKLAGKLKVFEYDDLVDELLRELK; translated from the coding sequence ATGTTGGTTTTCGCGTTGGTCAAGGGCGTCCCTGCTAATACGGCTAACGTAGTTAGTGTGGGTGGCATTCTCAGAAGGGAACAGATGGACATAGTAATGAACCCGTACGACAGGAAGACCATCGAGGCAGCAGACTACATGAAGAGACAAGCCGGTGGGAAACTCGTGGCGGTTTCCATGGGTCCTCACGTGAAGATAATACCGATAATGCAGAAGCTCTTCGACGCTGAGGTTTCGGGGATCGATGAGGCCTACATCCTCAGCGATAGAAAGTTCGCCGGAGCCGACACTTTGGCGACCTCCTATACCTTAGCTATAGGGGTGAAGAAGGTCCTAGACCTTCACGTCCAAGCTCTAGACAAGCTAATAGAGGCGTCTCACAGTTCGACCGAGGAGTTCGAGAAAGTCGCGAGGGACCTATATTATTCCAACATGGTCCCCAATTACGTTTACTCTGACAAACCGGCCGTGAAAGACTCATTGGTCCAGAGGTTGAGAGAGGGAAAGGTGAGTAAAAGTGATCTAGAGCAGGAACTTACACAACTAAGGGAATCAGTTTACAGGGATTTCGTGGTTTTCGCAGGCATGAAGGCCTCTGACGGTGAGACGTGGAACACGGGACCGCAAGCGGCGGAGGCCCTCTCAGAGATGCTCAATGTCACAATTCCTCACGCCAGTTCCGCCCTAGGGTTCGAATACTATCAAGGCTCACTTATAGTGAGGAGACGAATTGGACAGTTCCTACAGACAGTTAGGATGGAGCTGCCAGCTATTATAACAATCAACCCAGACTACTACGTTGCTCCCCTAACTCTGGAGATGAGGAGACAGGCTAGGGCCATGACCTACATGGGAAAAAGGAAAGATCCAGTAGTTTGGACCGCGGCTGAGGTAAACCCAGATCCCACGAGGATCGGCTTAGCCGGTTCGCCCACTGTGGTGGGACCTGGAGTGGACATCGGGAGACCACCTCAGTTGAAGATTGTGGGAAAGTCTACCGTACTCACCGAGGATGTGGATAAGTTCGAAGTGGATGGGAAGTCTTACGGTCCTTTCAAGAAGGGAGATCCTGTAGACTCCCTTCCAGAGAATGTCAAGACCAAGTTGGCAGGCAAGCTTAAGGTCTTTGAGTATGACGACCTAGTGGACGAGTTGTTGAGGGAGTTGAAGTGA
- a CDS encoding electron transfer flavoprotein subunit alpha/FixB family protein produces the protein MKWSAKEEELNKFSVLEVKRLPEEEGVELLSADFVVGLGLGIVRRTRGDPDPKYVLDMARKINELLAQRLKVKTAIGASRALVWAEVRELKDFITPGRQIGQTGKTISPKVYVAVGISGAIQHKVGIMRSRKIVAINTDPEAPIKDMASYMINEDLYEALPKLYESLKRRLE, from the coding sequence GTGAAATGGAGTGCCAAGGAGGAGGAGCTGAACAAGTTCAGTGTGTTGGAAGTCAAGAGACTTCCAGAAGAGGAGGGGGTCGAGCTCCTATCCGCTGACTTCGTCGTAGGCCTAGGACTAGGCATAGTGAGAAGGACCAGGGGAGACCCTGACCCCAAGTACGTCCTAGACATGGCTCGCAAGATAAATGAGTTATTAGCACAGAGGCTGAAAGTGAAGACTGCTATAGGAGCTTCGAGGGCCCTCGTATGGGCGGAGGTTAGGGAACTCAAGGACTTCATAACGCCTGGGAGACAGATAGGTCAAACAGGTAAGACAATATCCCCCAAGGTGTATGTAGCTGTGGGGATAAGTGGAGCAATACAACACAAGGTGGGTATAATGAGGAGCAGGAAGATAGTAGCGATAAACACCGACCCGGAGGCACCCATAAAGGATATGGCCAGCTATATGATAAACGAAGACCTATATGAGGCTCTACCCAAGCTTTACGAGTCTCTCAAGAGGAGGTTAGAGTGA
- a CDS encoding YHS domain-containing protein translates to MKDPVCGEEVRSPKYKLTLDGRDYYFCSPMCMAEFKKNPWKYKQI, encoded by the coding sequence ATGAAGGACCCCGTGTGTGGAGAGGAGGTAAGGAGCCCTAAGTATAAATTAACCTTAGACGGAAGGGACTACTACTTTTGCAGTCCAATGTGCATGGCCGAGTTCAAGAAGAACCCATGGAAGTACAAACAAATTTAA
- a CDS encoding beta-ketoacyl-ACP reductase, whose amino-acid sequence MDLSGKLAIVTGASGGLGAATVRKLASLGASVAAVDVRKEVEELALVVSKETGSLVIGLIADVKDLSSCERMYAEAKGRSGKDVAEILVNNAGINRDALFVNMTYEQWDEVIKVDLYSMFNVTKQVVPDMIRASWGRIINVSSLSAWGNVGQANYAAAKAGVIGFTKTLAKELARYNITVNAIAPGFIDTPMTRSVPEKVRKMILDKIPAKRIGKPEEVANVIAFLASEEASYVTGEVVGITGGLSF is encoded by the coding sequence ATGGATCTCTCTGGGAAACTGGCCATAGTCACTGGTGCCTCCGGCGGTCTGGGCGCAGCGACAGTAAGGAAGTTGGCCTCCCTAGGAGCTTCGGTGGCTGCAGTAGACGTCAGGAAGGAAGTGGAAGAATTAGCTTTAGTCGTGTCTAAAGAGACGGGCTCGTTAGTGATAGGCTTGATCGCAGACGTCAAGGACCTCTCCTCTTGTGAAAGAATGTACGCTGAAGCCAAAGGAAGGTCTGGGAAGGATGTGGCGGAAATTCTGGTAAACAATGCCGGGATTAACAGGGATGCCCTATTCGTTAACATGACGTATGAGCAGTGGGACGAGGTAATCAAGGTCGACCTCTACAGCATGTTCAACGTCACAAAACAGGTGGTCCCAGATATGATACGGGCCAGTTGGGGTAGAATAATCAACGTTTCCTCATTGAGCGCCTGGGGAAACGTGGGACAGGCGAATTACGCCGCTGCCAAGGCAGGTGTGATAGGTTTCACTAAGACTCTAGCTAAGGAGCTTGCTAGGTACAACATAACAGTTAACGCTATTGCTCCTGGCTTCATCGATACGCCAATGACTAGGAGTGTACCTGAGAAAGTTAGGAAAATGATCTTAGACAAGATCCCCGCTAAGAGGATAGGAAAACCAGAGGAGGTCGCCAATGTAATTGCGTTCTTGGCCTCGGAAGAGGCATCTTACGTGACCGGGGAAGTCGTAGGGATAACAGGAGGGCTCTCTTTCTAA
- a CDS encoding RNA-processing protein, producing the protein MFITVPDERLELVKSVLPSLSKKEEVEVKFDERNKMFNVSPKGNNSYGALKVQSIINAIGLGFDVEVAMKLLSDDIMLDVIDIKEVTHDPEDLRRLKGRVIGEKGKTKRIIFEYTGVHVSVYDHYVGLIGFYDQLQVTRKAVEMLIRGKDHSAVYKYLERAEKELRTYRISKFRPSL; encoded by the coding sequence ATGTTTATCACTGTCCCAGACGAGAGGTTGGAATTGGTGAAGTCTGTACTTCCCTCCCTTTCCAAGAAAGAGGAAGTCGAGGTTAAGTTCGATGAAAGGAATAAAATGTTCAACGTTAGCCCAAAGGGAAATAACTCGTACGGCGCCCTGAAAGTGCAGTCTATCATCAACGCCATAGGGCTGGGATTCGACGTTGAAGTCGCAATGAAGCTACTTTCCGACGATATCATGTTAGATGTAATAGACATAAAGGAGGTTACACACGATCCGGAGGACCTAAGGAGATTAAAGGGAAGAGTAATAGGTGAAAAAGGTAAGACTAAGAGGATTATCTTCGAGTATACGGGTGTACATGTCTCAGTGTACGACCATTACGTTGGGCTAATTGGATTCTACGATCAACTTCAGGTAACTAGGAAAGCAGTAGAGATGTTAATAAGAGGTAAGGATCACAGTGCTGTTTATAAGTACTTAGAGAGGGCAGAGAAGGAGCTGAGGACCTATAGGATCTCCAAGTTCCGTCCGTCACTTTGA
- the cutB gene encoding glyceraldehyde dehydrogenase subunit beta, giving the protein MYPPKFGYVIPDSLDEALDFLEKNEDARPLAGGFSLIPMLKLRLLRPTYLVELRRLKELHYIKNDEKTVYIGALATHFEIATNQIVKKNVPVVSSVASVIADPQIRNMGTIGGELAQADPVTDHPASLLVTEAKVRVKSKGNERIVPFEGFQKDIYTTDLKTGELITEVQVPILKGYTFSYKRMEDIAAVAVLLKKEGEVIKDVRIATALIGPVASRLREAEKVLQDSKGDEKLIEEASQKAMDSVNPIPSARASSEYKKKLVKVYTRRALMEALGGKQ; this is encoded by the coding sequence ATGTATCCTCCGAAGTTCGGCTACGTGATACCGGACAGTTTGGACGAAGCGTTAGACTTCCTTGAAAAGAACGAGGACGCAAGGCCTTTGGCCGGAGGCTTCAGCCTCATTCCCATGCTCAAACTCAGACTTCTCAGACCTACCTACTTGGTTGAGTTGAGGAGGCTTAAGGAGCTTCACTATATCAAGAACGACGAGAAGACAGTCTACATTGGGGCGCTGGCCACACACTTCGAGATAGCCACGAATCAGATAGTGAAAAAGAACGTTCCAGTAGTTAGCTCGGTTGCGTCGGTGATAGCCGACCCCCAGATAAGGAACATGGGCACAATAGGAGGGGAGCTAGCGCAGGCGGATCCGGTAACTGACCACCCTGCCAGCCTCCTAGTGACAGAGGCCAAGGTGAGAGTCAAGAGCAAAGGAAACGAAAGGATAGTACCCTTCGAGGGTTTCCAGAAGGATATCTACACCACTGACCTTAAGACCGGAGAGCTCATAACCGAAGTTCAGGTTCCAATATTAAAAGGCTACACATTCTCCTACAAGAGGATGGAGGACATCGCAGCCGTGGCGGTTTTGCTCAAGAAGGAAGGGGAGGTCATTAAGGACGTCAGGATAGCAACGGCGCTGATAGGACCAGTAGCATCGAGACTGAGGGAGGCAGAGAAAGTGCTGCAAGATTCGAAGGGAGATGAGAAATTAATAGAAGAGGCCTCTCAGAAGGCTATGGACTCAGTTAATCCGATACCTTCAGCCAGAGCTTCAAGCGAATATAAAAAGAAGCTTGTAAAGGTCTACACGAGGAGAGCTCTCATGGAGGCTCTAGGTGGTAAACAATGA
- a CDS encoding electron transfer flavoprotein subunit alpha/FixB family protein, with translation MSQPQVLPDTPDASSYRDVWTFTEYVEGELFQTSFEALAAAKKIASLTGMKVGTVVIGYKIPDEVPQALIRRGADYVVIVDDVELERYNPLTYASALVQVAQERKPWAFVFVADDIGRDVAPRVAYRLKTGLATDCIDYEMGEIYQGVVGQTFKNVLAQVRPDFASRIAKIFTPRHRPQISSMRPGYFKPLPRTLPGKEKYSG, from the coding sequence ATGAGTCAGCCCCAAGTATTGCCGGACACGCCTGACGCCTCAAGCTACAGAGATGTGTGGACCTTCACGGAGTACGTGGAGGGTGAGCTTTTCCAGACCTCCTTCGAGGCGTTGGCTGCGGCTAAGAAAATAGCGTCCTTAACTGGGATGAAGGTAGGCACTGTTGTGATAGGGTACAAGATCCCCGACGAGGTACCTCAAGCGCTAATAAGACGAGGGGCGGACTACGTCGTAATTGTAGACGACGTGGAGCTGGAGAGGTACAATCCACTGACTTACGCTAGCGCGCTGGTTCAAGTGGCCCAGGAGAGGAAGCCTTGGGCGTTCGTCTTCGTCGCCGACGATATTGGGCGGGATGTGGCACCCCGAGTTGCTTATCGCCTCAAGACGGGACTCGCCACCGATTGTATAGATTACGAGATGGGTGAAATATATCAGGGCGTGGTGGGGCAAACCTTCAAGAACGTACTAGCTCAGGTCAGGCCAGACTTCGCGAGTAGAATAGCCAAGATCTTCACACCACGTCACAGGCCGCAAATATCCTCCATGAGACCTGGGTACTTTAAGCCTCTCCCGAGGACCCTTCCAGGAAAGGAGAAATATTCAGGGTGA
- a CDS encoding FAD-dependent oxidoreductase — protein MTDKYDVIVVGAGVGGSAAALYLAKKGYDVMLLEKGMVPGQKNLTGGVLYGSFVEGYGLIDLVPEFEKEAPLERRVIDYRLVLLSSPVKSGGKFQYKYLDSKDVPLLHSMAHRLKGTGHDYTVHRARFDKWLASKVEQAGGLVVTGTAVEDLLWRDGKVVGVRTTKEDVEADVVIDASGVTSKLVIKAGLREPLSPEDVYHGVKFVFELGESEIESRFGLAKGEGIAMAVMGDFLHGMKGGGFLYTDKSTISFGIAVDAVSMLKSLRDNVPILGKPVDVVDEMASHPYFSKYLEGAKLVEYGAHNIPKGYRTFLERPFIPGFMVVGDALGAFVKLGAVIDGMRRAIASGIMAAVTYEQARKRGEFSQSLSLYKELLKPLEADISRYRAETLVSESDFLYGRGYTSLLQSAGKVGYADIIKEPPTVDSQQRIQSLTATLSYNEDKEWAHINVSERADEDQMKMWIPACPANCYTLLVEGKGVFASFRDLYKVNLSKVRDPGEAAKLTWSDVRQGKVRFDYVPCVACGTCWVIGPKDVIDFNPERQGHGVKYSYG, from the coding sequence TTGACGGATAAGTACGACGTAATCGTAGTTGGTGCAGGGGTAGGAGGATCAGCAGCTGCCCTCTACCTCGCCAAGAAAGGGTACGATGTGATGTTACTTGAGAAGGGGATGGTGCCTGGGCAGAAGAACCTCACTGGGGGCGTTCTTTACGGCTCGTTCGTCGAGGGATACGGGCTCATTGATCTAGTCCCTGAGTTCGAGAAGGAGGCGCCCCTAGAAAGAAGGGTCATCGATTACAGGCTCGTCCTTCTCTCTTCTCCGGTGAAGTCAGGTGGTAAATTCCAGTATAAGTACCTGGACAGTAAGGACGTTCCACTACTTCACTCTATGGCACATAGGCTGAAGGGAACCGGACACGATTACACAGTACATAGAGCTAGGTTCGATAAATGGCTGGCTTCCAAAGTCGAACAGGCTGGAGGCCTCGTGGTCACGGGGACTGCTGTGGAAGATCTACTATGGAGAGACGGTAAAGTCGTTGGGGTGAGGACAACAAAGGAGGATGTAGAGGCTGACGTCGTCATAGATGCCAGTGGTGTCACTAGTAAGTTGGTAATCAAGGCCGGGCTCAGGGAGCCACTCTCACCCGAGGACGTCTACCACGGAGTCAAGTTCGTGTTTGAGTTAGGCGAATCAGAAATAGAGTCTAGGTTCGGCCTAGCGAAGGGAGAAGGGATTGCCATGGCAGTGATGGGAGACTTCCTTCACGGCATGAAGGGTGGGGGTTTCCTTTACACCGATAAGTCTACCATTTCCTTCGGTATCGCGGTAGATGCCGTATCTATGCTGAAGAGCTTGAGGGACAACGTCCCGATCCTCGGGAAGCCAGTTGATGTAGTCGACGAAATGGCCTCCCACCCTTACTTTTCCAAGTATTTAGAAGGAGCGAAGTTAGTGGAGTATGGAGCTCACAACATACCTAAGGGGTACAGGACCTTCTTGGAGAGGCCTTTCATTCCAGGATTTATGGTGGTAGGCGACGCGCTAGGGGCCTTCGTGAAACTTGGGGCCGTCATTGATGGAATGAGGAGGGCTATAGCGTCTGGAATAATGGCGGCAGTCACTTACGAACAAGCGCGTAAGAGAGGTGAGTTCTCCCAGTCCCTATCGCTCTACAAGGAATTATTGAAACCCTTAGAGGCTGATATATCTCGGTACAGGGCTGAGACCCTAGTATCTGAGAGCGACTTCCTCTACGGAAGAGGTTACACTTCGCTCCTTCAATCAGCAGGCAAAGTGGGATACGCCGACATCATCAAGGAGCCCCCAACAGTAGATTCACAGCAGAGAATCCAGTCCCTTACTGCTACCCTTTCTTACAACGAGGATAAGGAGTGGGCACACATAAACGTAAGTGAAAGGGCTGATGAGGACCAAATGAAGATGTGGATACCTGCATGTCCGGCCAACTGTTATACCCTCCTAGTAGAGGGGAAGGGGGTCTTCGCCTCTTTTAGGGATCTATACAAGGTAAACCTATCCAAGGTGAGGGATCCGGGAGAAGCCGCGAAACTCACTTGGTCTGACGTAAGACAAGGAAAGGTGCGGTTCGACTATGTGCCATGTGTCGCCTGCGGAACTTGTTGGGTCATAGGTCCCAAGGACGTGATAGACTTCAACCCAGAGAGACAGGGCCACGGCGTCAAGTACTCCTACGGTTAA
- a CDS encoding rubrerythrin family protein, with protein MKEMKGTKTEQNLKHAFAGEAMANRRYLYFAKRADEEGYPEIAALLRSIAEGETAHGFGHLDFVRQGNIGDPATDKPIRTLEEMLESAVAGETYEWTQMYPGFAKTAREEGFSELAEWFETLARAEKSHAEKFTDALKKLKG; from the coding sequence ATGAAGGAGATGAAGGGAACCAAGACAGAACAAAACCTGAAACACGCTTTCGCTGGAGAGGCAATGGCCAACAGAAGGTACTTGTACTTCGCTAAGAGGGCCGACGAGGAGGGCTATCCAGAGATAGCTGCGCTACTTAGAAGTATAGCTGAGGGCGAGACAGCCCACGGATTCGGTCACTTGGACTTCGTGAGACAAGGCAACATAGGGGATCCGGCTACCGACAAGCCAATCAGAACGCTAGAGGAAATGCTGGAGTCTGCCGTGGCAGGAGAAACCTATGAGTGGACTCAGATGTACCCAGGATTCGCTAAGACTGCCAGGGAAGAAGGGTTCAGCGAGTTGGCGGAGTGGTTCGAAACATTAGCGAGAGCTGAGAAGAGCCACGCCGAAAAGTTCACAGACGCGTTAAAGAAACTAAAGGGATAA
- a CDS encoding NAD(P)/FAD-dependent oxidoreductase, whose translation MKFVVIGAGVIGSTLHRLLKRAGHDVIVVEAGKRKVYPTLIHSLLLKGEDVWLARRTLELYDQLRVKTREFPAYTILRDKGELPHLWEEVGVKIEEKYIDWLSSEAIVTRGSDRLVWIGSFIKSTPVVKGEARLSVNGGKTRVTVEGVQLSADYVILAAGAWNSKLYPEVRSKSYFCWAVAAYGPRQLDSSFVYDYELGFYSRPLLGLGLPLGILGDGDVVECEPEERLRVDYRNLVREASKRLGKLTPLYVGWGHCEGSPDMRPAYGRLRDDLLYVGGLDGYGAEVGPAVAEMVVDLVLKGEEKAGYLVDRFDDVQDFRLGREPHELP comes from the coding sequence ATGAAGTTCGTCGTCATAGGTGCGGGGGTTATCGGTTCAACACTTCATAGGTTACTGAAGAGGGCTGGGCACGATGTGATTGTGGTGGAGGCGGGAAAGAGAAAGGTATATCCTACCCTTATTCATTCCCTCCTCTTAAAGGGTGAGGACGTCTGGCTGGCTAGGAGGACCTTGGAGCTTTACGACCAGCTGAGGGTTAAAACTAGGGAGTTCCCAGCCTATACCATATTGCGGGATAAGGGGGAACTCCCGCACCTTTGGGAGGAAGTAGGAGTAAAAATTGAAGAGAAGTACATTGACTGGCTCTCAAGTGAGGCCATAGTGACACGAGGGAGCGACCGCCTGGTTTGGATAGGAAGTTTCATCAAGTCCACGCCGGTTGTGAAGGGTGAAGCCAGGCTCTCAGTCAATGGAGGAAAGACTAGAGTGACCGTGGAAGGCGTCCAGTTGAGTGCAGACTACGTGATCTTGGCAGCGGGTGCGTGGAATTCTAAGTTATATCCAGAGGTGAGATCTAAGTCCTACTTCTGCTGGGCTGTGGCTGCCTACGGCCCTCGACAGCTCGACTCCTCTTTTGTTTACGACTATGAACTTGGGTTCTACTCAAGACCCCTTTTAGGTTTAGGACTTCCCCTAGGTATCCTTGGGGATGGTGACGTGGTGGAATGTGAGCCTGAAGAGCGTCTTAGGGTGGACTACAGAAACTTGGTGAGAGAGGCCTCTAAGCGTCTAGGCAAGCTAACTCCACTCTATGTTGGGTGGGGACATTGCGAGGGTTCGCCCGACATGAGGCCAGCCTACGGGAGACTTCGGGACGATCTGCTCTACGTAGGGGGACTCGACGGGTATGGGGCAGAGGTCGGCCCTGCTGTGGCAGAAATGGTGGTAGATCTAGTCTTAAAGGGAGAGGAAAAAGCCGGATACCTCGTGGATCGTTTCGACGACGTGCAGGACTTCCGTCTGGGTCGAGAACCTCACGAACTTCCATGA
- a CDS encoding DUF3501 family protein encodes MKRIIEIKRGRRFELGDRLTLLFENVDTVAQQVQEMIYLDKLEDEKEIARTYRIYSTLLPCDGKVKATLYINAENEEDLRKVFKTLKGIYNSIYLKIGGKLIHGEPEGGREQGDEFSTVQYLTFDVGESSGEMEIVVDHPNYKVSVKLPEDLAKKLVEEAKEPCQKYKL; translated from the coding sequence ATAAAACGCATCATAGAGATAAAGCGGGGTAGGAGGTTCGAGCTTGGAGATAGACTCACCCTGCTTTTCGAGAACGTCGATACTGTGGCTCAACAGGTTCAGGAGATGATTTACTTGGACAAGTTAGAAGATGAGAAAGAAATCGCCAGAACTTACAGAATATACTCCACCCTTCTTCCTTGCGATGGAAAGGTCAAGGCCACCCTCTACATAAACGCCGAAAACGAAGAGGACCTGAGGAAGGTGTTCAAAACTCTCAAAGGCATATACAACTCGATTTACCTGAAAATCGGTGGGAAACTGATTCACGGTGAACCTGAGGGGGGAAGGGAGCAGGGAGACGAGTTCAGCACAGTTCAGTACCTCACATTCGACGTTGGAGAGAGCAGTGGAGAGATGGAGATAGTGGTCGACCACCCAAACTACAAGGTCAGCGTAAAGTTGCCTGAAGACCTAGCTAAGAAGTTAGTTGAGGAAGCCAAGGAACCATGCCAGAAGTACAAATTGTAA
- a CDS encoding (Fe-S)-binding protein, whose protein sequence is MYTLNPSNPSFLDSEKLKSEFVRQASICHGCRLCFNYCPAFPSLFRLTDQKGPKALTIDDLNVVASECFHCNMCYVNCPYTPPHEFAMDFAHLMDWAWLYHKSQSGLKLRDLLWESLDALPLVRPLAKGFLKAGSKFLGVEEGAPMPEVAEREPKMEGKVENPVAKVVLFPTCLGRNFFPDVIEDLVEVYNRLGIEVRKGEFKCCGAPMLDAGDARRLHDNAEYNSRMIEKYQREGYEIVTPIPTCTMMLTREYQYVLDREPQKVYDSMEYLLKLKKEGKVEIKGNLGGRQVLYHTPCHLKHLKVGLPGVQLMRTVNAKVVTVDKGCSGIDGGWGLRNYSKAKVVGAKMMEAFSVSDAQNFSTECPLAGLQIRKASGRKAEHPLRLLKEAIENAR, encoded by the coding sequence ATGTATACTCTAAATCCAAGTAATCCATCTTTTTTAGATTCCGAGAAGCTCAAGTCGGAGTTTGTGAGGCAAGCCTCGATCTGTCACGGGTGCAGGCTTTGCTTCAATTATTGCCCAGCCTTCCCAAGTCTGTTCAGGTTGACTGACCAAAAGGGCCCAAAGGCGCTCACCATAGACGACTTAAACGTGGTGGCTTCAGAGTGCTTTCATTGTAACATGTGTTACGTTAACTGCCCTTATACCCCTCCACACGAGTTTGCCATGGACTTCGCACACCTAATGGATTGGGCCTGGCTTTACCACAAATCACAGTCAGGGCTGAAACTCAGGGATCTGTTGTGGGAATCGTTAGACGCGCTCCCACTCGTGAGGCCCCTAGCTAAGGGCTTCCTGAAGGCCGGCAGCAAGTTCCTAGGTGTGGAGGAAGGAGCCCCGATGCCTGAAGTGGCCGAGAGGGAACCAAAGATGGAAGGAAAAGTTGAGAACCCTGTGGCCAAGGTTGTTCTCTTCCCCACCTGCCTAGGAAGGAATTTCTTCCCTGACGTGATCGAGGATCTGGTTGAAGTCTACAATAGGCTAGGTATAGAAGTTCGTAAAGGAGAGTTCAAGTGCTGTGGTGCGCCCATGCTAGACGCAGGGGACGCTAGGAGGCTCCACGATAACGCGGAATATAACTCAAGGATGATCGAGAAGTATCAGAGGGAGGGGTATGAGATAGTGACACCGATACCCACCTGTACTATGATGCTAACCAGGGAGTACCAGTACGTTCTGGATAGGGAACCCCAAAAGGTTTACGATTCCATGGAGTACCTTCTTAAATTGAAAAAGGAGGGAAAAGTAGAAATAAAGGGGAACCTAGGGGGGAGGCAGGTTCTCTACCACACACCTTGCCACCTCAAACACCTGAAGGTCGGCCTCCCAGGAGTGCAACTCATGAGGACTGTTAATGCAAAGGTAGTAACGGTAGACAAGGGTTGCTCAGGGATAGACGGGGGATGGGGCCTCAGGAACTACTCCAAAGCTAAGGTGGTGGGGGCGAAGATGATGGAGGCTTTCAGTGTGAGCGACGCTCAGAACTTCTCAACCGAGTGTCCTTTAGCTGGACTCCAGATAAGGAAGGCTTCAGGGCGCAAAGCGGAGCACCCATTGAGATTGTTGAAGGAGGCGATAGAGAACGCTAGATAA